A stretch of the Pseudomonas sp. ACM7 genome encodes the following:
- a CDS encoding DUF3010 family protein has translation MKFCGIEIKGSEAIIAVAALDDQVLSHVALATKKIALDDDDEAANVKVFAAQVASFVRENAIDRIAIKKRSKKGEFAGGPTTFKIEGVFQLLDSCEVTLLSPQTINAQNKKFDFELPGTLNKYQHEAFKAACSALMKK, from the coding sequence ATGAAATTCTGCGGCATCGAAATCAAAGGCAGCGAAGCGATCATCGCCGTGGCCGCCCTCGACGATCAGGTCTTGAGCCATGTCGCCCTGGCCACCAAGAAAATCGCCCTCGACGATGACGACGAAGCCGCCAACGTCAAAGTCTTCGCCGCTCAAGTCGCCTCGTTTGTGCGCGAGAACGCCATCGATCGGATTGCGATCAAGAAGCGCAGCAAGAAAGGCGAATTCGCTGGTGGGCCGACCACGTTCAAGATCGAGGGTGTTTTCCAGTTGCTGGATAGTTGCGAGGTGACGTTGCTGTCGCCACAGACCATCAATGCACAGAACAAGAAATTCGACTTTGAACTGCCGGGGACGTTGAACAAGTATCAGCATGAAGCGTTTAAAGCGGCCTGCTCCGCC